In Eschrichtius robustus isolate mEscRob2 chromosome 11, mEscRob2.pri, whole genome shotgun sequence, the following proteins share a genomic window:
- the DUSP8 gene encoding dual specificity protein phosphatase 8 — MAGDRLPRKVMDAKKLASLLRGGPGGPLVIDSRSFVEYNSWHVLSSVNICCSKLVKRRLQQGKVTIAELIQPTSRSQVEATEPQDVVVYDQSTRDASVLAADSFLSILLSKLDGCFDSVAILTGGFATFSSCFPGLCEGKPAALLPMSLSQPCLPVPSVGLTRILPHLYLGSQKDVLNKDLMTQNGISYVLNASNSCPKPDFICESRFLRIPINDNYCEKLLPWLDKSIEFIDKAKLSSCQVIVHCLAGISRSATIAIAYIMKTMGMSSDDAYRFVKDRRPSISPNFNFLGQLLEYERSLKLLAALQGDGASHPGTPEPLPGPAAPLPPLPPPTSESAATGSAAATATREGTQMGGGETPTPAPAPATSALQQGLRGLHLSSDRLQDTNRLKRSFSLDIKSAYAPSRQPDDPGPPDPGEASKLCKLDSPSGGVLSLPSPSPDSPDAAPEPRPRLRRRPRPLAGSPAPGLGLNFGDAARQTPRLGLSALSAPGLPGPSQPAGPGGWAPPLDSPGTPSPDGPWCCSPEGAQGAGGARFAPFGRASGPGAGGGDLRRRETARPEARDARTGWPDEPAPETQFKRRSCQMEFEEGMVEGRARGEERAALGKQASFSGSAEVIEVS; from the exons ATGGCCGGGGACCGGCTCCCTCGGAAGGTGATGGATGCCAAGAAACTGGCCAGCCTGCTGCGGGGTGGGCCCGGGGGCCCACTGGTCATTGACAGCCGCTCCTTCGTggagtacaacagctggcacgtGCTCAGCTCTGTCAACATCTGCTGCTCCAAGCTGGTGAAGCGGCGCCTGCAGCAGGGCAAGGTGACCATCGCCGAGCTGATCCAGCCCACCTCGCGCAGCCAG GTGGAGGCCACGGAGCCGCAGGACGTGGTGGTCTATGACCAGAGCACAAGGGACGCCAGCGTGCTGGCCGCAGACAGCTTCCTCTCCATCCTGCTCAGCAAGCTGGACGGCTGCTTCGACAGCGTGGCCATCCTCACAG GGGGCTTTGCCACCTTCTCCTCCTGCTTCCCCGGCCTCTGTGAGGGCAAGCCTGCTGCCCTGCTGCCCATGagcctctcccagccctgcctgcccgTGCCCAGCGTGGGCCTGACCCGCATCCTGCCTCACCTCTACCTGGGCTCCCAGAAGGATGTCCTGAACAAG GATCTGATGACCCAAAACGGAATAAGCTACGTCCTCAACGCCAGCAACTCCTGCCCCAAGCCTGACTTCATCTGTGAGAGCCGCTTCCTGCGCATTCCCATCAACGACAACTACTGTGAAAAGCTGCTGCCCTGGCTGGACAAGTCCATCGAGTTCATCG ATAAAGCCAAGCTGTCCAGCTGCCAAGTCATCGTCCACTGTCTGGCCGGCATCTCCCGCTCCGCTACCATCGCCATCGCTTACATCATGAAGACCATGGGCATGTCCTCCGATGACGCCTACAG GTTCGTGAAGGACCGTCGCCCGTCCATTTCGCCCAACTTCAATTTCCTGGGCCAGCTGCTGGAGTACGAACGCAGCCTGAAGCTGCTGGCCGCCCTGCAGGGCGACGGGGCGTCCCACCCTGGGACCCCGGAGCCCCTCCCGGGCCCTGCTGCCCCACTGCCGCCGCTGCCACCACCTACCTCAGAGAGTGCTGCCACCGGGAGCGCAGCGGCCACCGCCACCAGGGAGGGCACacagatggggggtggggagacccccacccccgcccccgcccccgccaccaGCGCGCTGCAGCAGGGCCTGCGTGGCCTGCACCTCTCCTCTGACCGCCTCCAGGACACCAACCGCCTCAAGCGCTCCTTCTCGCTGGACATCAAGTCGGCCTACGCGCCGAGCCGGCAGCCCGACGACCCCGGGCCCCCCGACCCCGGGGAGGCCTCCAAACTCTGCAAACTGGACAGCCCATCGGGGGGCGTGCTGAgcctgccctcccccagccccgacAGCCCGGACGCGGCGCCCGAGCCACGCCCCAGGCTCCGCCGGCGGCCCCGGCCCCTAGCCGGCTCCCCGGCGCCCGGCCTCGGTCTGAACTTCGGTGACGCCGCCCGGCAGACTCCGCGGCTCGGCCTCTCGGCCCTGTCGGCGCCCGGGCTGCCCGGCCCTAGCCAGCCGGCCGGCCCTGGCGGCTGGGCGCCGCCTCTGGACTCCCCGGGCACGCCGTCCCCCGACGGGCCCTGGTGCTGCAGCCCCGAGGGCGCGCAAGGCGCAGGCGGCGCGCGGTTCGCACCCTTCGGCCGGGCCAGCGGGCCGGGCGCGGGAGGCGGCGACCTGCGGCGGCGGGAGACGGCGAGGCCCGAGGCCCGGGACGCGAGGACCGGCTGGCCCGACGAGCCGGCCCCGGAGACACAGTTCAAGCGCCGCAGCTGCCAGATGGAGTTTGAGGAGGGCATGGTGGAGGGGCGCGCGCGCGGCGAGGAGCGGGCCGCCCTGGGCAAGCAGGCCAGCTTCTCGGGCAGCGCGGAGGTCATCGAGGTGTCCTGA
- the LOC137772313 gene encoding LOW QUALITY PROTEIN: uncharacterized protein (The sequence of the model RefSeq protein was modified relative to this genomic sequence to represent the inferred CDS: inserted 3 bases in 2 codons; substituted 1 base at 1 genomic stop codon): MPPGAGPQLGRAASTXHASPYSQVAFWPRWASLGVRAGEKPQLPLLGQWDPRLLEAGVGVPQPSDVLECPGVGAGHLGERPGAWQKGWPXAGLSPQAGIGGGGGGVPAPSCPLAVSSICSSFDPRLXCPVIPPLNKSSVPVPSVPTPSPKNISYHCCICNLWTRGLTIYYYWLIIIIIIDYVNLPPVCLSRCVSEVTPGVEDALVPPPRPTPKLSRRQCSGPLVGPHHPGGRSHGPFSPPSVLVQGCRALWLLSWGAWRVLLLRHWSEVSSCDERRSCLSRPRPPCWRHWAAGKSPSLVTSTHCPRRGVGRAPALSKSLLALPPLLPAQRPGIRGPPEWTRPPPIICWKVQRRRGGRSPRMAPGPSGLGRPTSEPLPQRGHSLIPVLSPSFVFGNDVL; encoded by the exons ATGCCTCCGGGGGCGGGGCCTCAGCTTGGGAGGGCCGCCTCCAC GTGACATGCCAGTCCCTACTCCCAGGTGGCTTTTTGGCCCAGGTGGGCCAGCCTGGGGGTGAGGGCAGGAGAAAAGCCCCAGCTACCCCTCCTCGGTCAGTGGGACCCAAGGCTTTTGGAGGCAGGAGTGGGTGTCCCCCAACCTTCAGATGTCCTAGAGTGTCCAGGAGTGGGGGCTGGTCACCTTGGGGAGAGGCCAGGGGCTTGGCAGAAGGGGTGGC GGGCAGGACTGAGTCCTCAGGCTGgcattggtggggggggggggggcgtgcctGCCCCCAGCTGCCCTCTGGCTGTTTCttctatttgttcttcttttgaccCCCGCCT ATGTCCCGTCATCCCACCTTTGAACAAAAGTTCTGTTCCTGTTCCCTCCgtccccaccccgtcccccaaGAACATAAGCTATCATTGTTGTATTTGCAATCTATGGACTAGAGGTTTAACTATTTATTACTATtggttaattattattattattattgattatgTAAATTTGCCTCCTGTCTGTCTATCGCGTTGTGTTTCTGAGGTGACCCCGGGCGTGGAAGATGCACTGGTCCCCCCTCCGCGCCCTACCCCTAAGCTGTCCAGGAGACAGTGCTCAGGGCCACTGGTTGGGCCCCACCACCCTGGGGGCAGGTCCCACGGCCCGTTCTCCCCTCCCTCCGTCCTTGTCCAGGGCTGCAGAGCCCTGTGGCTTCTGTCCTGGGGCGCGTGGAGGGTGTTGCTCTTGAGACACTGGTCCGAAGTGAGCAGCTGTGATGAGAGAAGGTCCTGTCtcagccgcccccgccccccgtgcTGGCGGCACTGGGCAGCGGGCAAGAGCCCCTCCCTGGTCACTTCCACCCACTGTCCCAGGCGGGGAGTGGGCAGGGCCCCAGCCCTCTCCAAGTCTCTCTTggccctcccacccctcctgccAGCCCAGCGCCCTGGCATCAGGGGTCCCCCAGAATGGACCCGGCCCCCTCCTATTATTTGCTGGAAAGTCCAGCGGAGGAGAGGTGGCAGGTCCCCCCGCATGGCTCCCGGTCCCTCTGGACTGGGCCGCCCCACCTCAGAGCCCCTTCCCCAGCGCGGACACTCTCtgattcctgtcctgtccccttCTTTTGTATTTGGAAACGACGTGTTGTAA